In a genomic window of Caloenas nicobarica isolate bCalNic1 chromosome 1, bCalNic1.hap1, whole genome shotgun sequence:
- the RASSF8 gene encoding ras association domain-containing protein 8: MTWWTMELKVWVDGVQRIVCGVTEVTTCQEVVIALAQAIGRTGRYTLIEKWRDTERHLAPHENPIVSLNKWGQYASDVQLILRRTGPSLSERPTSDSVARIPERTLYRQSLPPLAKLRPPSDKSMKRREPKRKSLTFTGGAKGLMDIFGKSKESEFKQKVLNNCKTTADELKKLIHLQTEKLQCIEKQLESNEVEIRYWEQKYNSSLEEEILKLEQKIKRNEVEIEEEEFWENELQIEQENEKQLKEQLQEMRQRIVECESKLKDYMSQIHNMESGLEAEKLQREVQESQVNEEEVKEKIEKVKGEIDIQGQQSLRLENGIKAVERSLGQATKRLQDREQELEQLTKELRQVNLQQFIQQTGTKVTVLPADPVEVEAPHVELEREPTFQSGSLKRPGSSRQLPSNLRILQNPLSSGFNPEGIYV, encoded by the exons ATGACCTGGTGGACCATGGAGCTCAAAGTATGGGTGGATGGAGTCCAGAGAATTGTGTGTGGAGTCACCGAAGTCACAACATGCCAGGAAGTGGTAATAGCCCTTGCTCAGGCTATTG GTCGCACCGGGAGGTACACGCTGATCGAGAAATGGCGGGACACGGAGCGGCACCTGGCGCCCCACGAAAACCCCATCGTGTCGCTGAACAAGTGGGGCCAGTACGCGAGCGACGTGCAGCTCATCCTGCGCCGCACCGGGCCCTCCCTGAGCGAGCGGCCGACTTCGGACAGCGTGGCTCGCATCCCTGAGAGGACTCTGTACCGACAAAGCTTACCACCCCTGGCCAAGCTGAGGCCGCCCAGTGACAAATCCATGAAGAGGAGGGAGCCGAAAAGGAAATCACTCACCTTCACCGGAGGGGCCAAAGGGTTAATGGACATCtttgggaaaagcaaagaatCCGAGTTCAAGCAAAAGGTGCTCAACAACTGTAAAACGACAGCGGACGAGTTGAAGAAATTGATCCACCTGCAGACGGAGAAACTCCAGTGCATTGAGAAACAGCTGGAGTCCAACGAAGTCGAGATCCGCTACTGGGAACAAAAGTATAACTCCAGCCTGGAAGAAGAAATCCTCAAGTTAGAGCAGAAGATCAAAAGGAATGAAGTGGAGATTGAAGAGGAAGAGTTCTGGGAAAACGAGCTGCAGATAGAGCAGGAAAACGAAAAacagctgaaggagcagctgcaggagatgaGGCAGAGGATCGTGGAGTGCGAGAGCAAGCTGAAGGACTACATGTCTCAGATCCACAACATGGAAAGTGGCCTTGAAGCAGAGAAGTTGCAGCGGGAAGTTCAAGAGTCCCAAGTGAATGAAGAAGAGGTCAAGGAAAAGATCGAGAAGGTGAAGGGTGAAATTGATATTCAGGGCCAGCAGAGTCTGAGATTGGAAAACGGCATTAAAGCTGTAGAAAGATCTTTGGGCCAAGCTACCAAACGGTTACAG gacagggaacaagaACTGGAGCAGCTGACAAAGGAGCTGCGACAGGTCAATCTCCAACAGTTCATCCAGCAAACGGGAACGAAGGTCACGGTGCTGCCAGCAGACCCTGTTGAGGTGGAGGCCCCGCACGTGGAGCTTGAGAGAG